The genomic region CCCTGAGAACGATGCCGAAGTTGTTGTTATCAATACATGTACTGTGAAGTACAGCACCGAGCAGAAAATTCTTCATAAGATTCGGGAATTCGGTGAAAAAGGAATAGCTGTTATCGTAACTGGATGCATGCCTGAAGTACAGCTTGAGGATATAATGCACCAGAATCCCGATGCTCATATACTGGGTGTTAATTCAATATCCAGATTAGGTCATGTACTTAATTCCCTTTCACGCAATGAACTTACAGGCGGCAGTGTAAAACTATTCCTTGAAGAGCCGGAGGGTTTCCAGAGCGTTCCACGAATCCGCTATAATTCTAATATTCATATCTGTCAGCTTTCCCAGGGCTGCAATTATGCATGTGCTTATTGTATTGTTACAATAGCACGTGGAAACTTATCTTCTTTTGAGCCCGAGGAAATCATTGATGATATCCAGAGAGCAGTTGATGATGGCTGCCGTGAGATCTGGCTGACTTCCCAGGATAATGGTCAGTATGGAACTGATAAAGAGGTTTTGCTGCCACAGTTGCTGAAAATGATATGCAGGATACCAGGAAATTACAGGATACGTGTGGGAATGATGAATCCATTCTCAGTGATTCCTATTCTTGACGATCTGCTTGATGCATTTGAGGATGAAAGGATATACAAATTCCTCCACCTGCCAATACAATCTGCTTCAGATGATGTCTTAAAGGATATGAACCGGTATCATTCAATTTCAGAAACCAATACTATCATCGAGGCTTTCAGGGAAAGATTCTCTGACATGACTATTTTTACAGATATCATTGCAGGTTATCCCGGTGAAACAGATGAGGATTTTGAAAAGACTGTTGAATGGGTGAAGGAATGGAAGCCTGAAAAGGTGAACATTTCCCGCTTTACTCCAAGACCTCATACAAAAGCATGGGATATGCGCAAAATAGATTCCCGTGTTGTTGTGAACAGGTCCAATGAGCTTCACGAAGTGTGTGAGGCTGTAAAGCTTGCTACCCGTGAAGGAATGATTGGAAAGGAAGTGGAAGTTTTCCTGTCAAAACCTGCAAAGCAGAAAGGTATGATGGCAAGGACTGCATCATACAAACCGGTTGTAATTCCTGAGTGTGATTTACAGCCCGGAATAACATGTCGTGTGCTAATCTATGATGTGACACCTGGATATTTCCTGGGTCGTATTGTTAGTTCAAATTGATATTTCTGTTCAGAATGTAAAAATCAGATATTTGAATTCAATTAAGGTTTTTCACTGCTCAGGATTCATTTTTTGAAGTCTTTGAACTTTGTCCAGTATCTTCTTGTCATAGAGTTTGACAATATCACTGCGTGTGATAATTCCCAA from Methanolobus tindarius DSM 2278 harbors:
- a CDS encoding tRNA (N(6)-L-threonylcarbamoyladenosine(37)-C(2))-methylthiotransferase; the protein is MKVHISTYGCSASQASAEIMKASVRDGGHELVPENDAEVVVINTCTVKYSTEQKILHKIREFGEKGIAVIVTGCMPEVQLEDIMHQNPDAHILGVNSISRLGHVLNSLSRNELTGGSVKLFLEEPEGFQSVPRIRYNSNIHICQLSQGCNYACAYCIVTIARGNLSSFEPEEIIDDIQRAVDDGCREIWLTSQDNGQYGTDKEVLLPQLLKMICRIPGNYRIRVGMMNPFSVIPILDDLLDAFEDERIYKFLHLPIQSASDDVLKDMNRYHSISETNTIIEAFRERFSDMTIFTDIIAGYPGETDEDFEKTVEWVKEWKPEKVNISRFTPRPHTKAWDMRKIDSRVVVNRSNELHEVCEAVKLATREGMIGKEVEVFLSKPAKQKGMMARTASYKPVVIPECDLQPGITCRVLIYDVTPGYFLGRIVSSN